A stretch of DNA from Synechococcus sp. PROS-9-1:
CGGCGTGCTCGTGATTGAAGTGGTGGAGGACAGCCCCGCAGACAAGGCTGGTATTCAGCCTTGTGACTTGATCCGCAACGTGAATGGCTCCGCCGTCAACGACCCCTCTGAAGTGCAGCTGACCGTTGACCGAGGACAGGTGGGTCAGGTGATGCCGCTGATTGTGGAACGAGCTGGAGAACAGCAAACCCTGGATGTCATACCAGAGGAGCTACCACGCCAAAGATGAGTGAATCACCCATCCCAACACTCGTTGTGATGGCTCGCTGGCCAGCTAGCGGTCGCTGCAAGAGTCGCCTGGCCGTCGACATCGGAAGCGAGCAGGCGGCCATCATTCAGCAACGCCTCACCGCCCATACCTTTGCTGTTGCTGAAGCACTCAACGAGCAGGGTGACGTGGAAGTACAGGTGGCGATAAGCGGAGTGACTCTGCGCTCAGCCCAACGTTCGCTGATCGCCTTACCGCCCTGCACCCTCGTGGATCAGGGGCGGGGATCGCTTGGGGCTCGCATGCTCCGCCAGATTCATCGTGCGCGCTTGAGGCAGCGCAACATGCCTGTGATCGTGATCGGAACCGATCTTGCCGATCTTTGCCAAAACGATCTGCGCCACGCGATCCAAAGCCTGCAACACCAACCCTTGGTGCTTGGCCCCTCCTCAGACGGTGGGTATTGGTTATTGGGGCTGGGTCCTTCCTTAACGCAGAATCAGCTCGATGCACTGTTTGATGCCGTGCCATGGGGAAGCAACAAGGTCTTTGACATCACTTGCGCTCGCGCTCGCGTGCTGGGGCTCACCCCCCATCAGCTCAGCAGGAAAAACGACATTGATTGTCTTGCTGATCTCCGTTCATGGCAGCGATGAGCGCTGACACCCCCATGCTCAGCGTGGTGATTCCCTGCCTGAATGAGGCGGAGCGTCTTCCGCTTCTCCTCGCCGACCTGCAGCGCTGGCCTCTCCCGATCGAGATCACGGTTGTGGATGGTGGCAGCAACGATCACAGCCATCGCATCAGCGCTCTCGCTGGTGGTCGCTTCATCACGAAGCAACCACCTGGGCGGGGTAGGCAACTTGCTGCAGGTGCCCAGCACTCCATCCAGCAAACCCAAGGCGAATGGCTTCTTTTTCTCCATGCCGATAGCCGTCTGCAAAGCCACTGGGGAAGCAGCGTGCTGCGTCGGATTCAGCATCCTGATGCGCAACGATTCGCATGGTTTTTTGACTTGCGCATTCAGCCCAGCACTCCAGCCCGACGTCTGTTGGAAGGGGTGATCGCTCTTCGTAGCCGCTGGTGCCAACAACCCTACGGAGATCAGGGACTCCTGCTCCATCGGTCCCTCTATGAGCGCAGTGGTGGCTATGCACCCTTGCCATTAATGGAGGATCTCGACCTCGTGCAACGACTCGGGCAACTCACACGCCTTCATGCCCTTGGCCTGGCGATCACCACCGATGGCCGTCGCTGGCAGCGGGGGGGCGTGCTGCGCCGCAGCCTTGAGAACGCCAGATTGCGACATCGCTGGCGATGTGGGGAATCTCCAGCACGCTTGGCAGCGGACTACTACGGAAAGCCCTTTTCAACAATTCAATTGGAATACCAAAAGCCACAACGATGACCATTGGGCTCTAAGTCCCAGCCAAGACGGTCATAAAAGGGCAGCACCCCGGGATCGGCGAAGAGCGTGGCGCGCTCTGTTCCCATCTCTTTCAGAGCATCGAGGATGTAATCCATCAACTGACGCCCAAGCCCAGCGCCTTGATACAGGGGGTGAACGGCCACATCCCAAATCGTGGCTTCAAGAACTCCATCTCCAGTGCAGCGTGCAAAACCCACCAAGCGTGGAATGCGTGGGTCATGGCGCCATAACCCCACTCTGAGCAAGCTGTTGTCGAGGGCCTTACGAACGCGCCGAACCGGCCTGCGACTCCAGCCCACAGCCTCTAAAAGCTGTTCCAGCTCAACTAAATCCATCGGACGAGACTGGCTAATCACCAGGATGAGCTGGGTATTAGATGTTTCACAGATCCGAGCCTCTTTCCCATAGGAATGAACCAAAATCTGTGGGGTGAGAGAGGAAGTGCTAGTCACCCTGTCCTGCGACGATGCCTTAATCCTGACGCACCGATGACCTCTGATCTGCTGCTGATCGCCGTACACGGTTGGATGCTCAGCCGAAAGGTCTGGGCACCGTTTGAACAAAGCTGGACCCGCTTAGCCCCCTCCATTCCTTTGTGGTGTCCTGATTTACCAGGATTTGGACTGGAGTCTCGCCCCACCCAGCTTCGACCAACCTTGGCGTCCTACGGGAAGTGGCTTGCCGAGCACATTCACGCTCAAGCCAAGGGTCGCCAAGTGGTGTTGATGGGGCACTCCCTGGGAGGAAGCATCGCCCTACATGCAGAAGATTGTCTGCGTCGACAGTGGGATCAGCCGCTCTCGGGCCTTGTGATGTTGGCGGCCGGAGGTGGGATCTACCAACCCAGACCGTTTCGACGACTCAGGTTTGGGGGGCAATTGATTCTGAAACTGCGTCCTACACCACTTCCAGGGCCCATCGGAAAGTTGGGGCCATTTCAAGCTGAACAGCGTGCAGCACTTGGGCTTCTGGTGAACAGCACGACCCGAGGGGCTGTCAAACAGATACCAAACCTGGTGGCAGGTTTGAAGGCAGAAAACCTATGGATTAGCGGTGAACAGGACCGCGTGATGGAACCCGGCTATGTGCAACACCTTGCCGAATACAGCGACAAACACTGCCTGAAAGAACTCCCACAGTGCGGACATCTGGCCATGCAGAGCCATCCCGACCTATTGGCACAAACCATCCAGAATTGGCTCATCGATCAAAGCCTGGCGAGTCCTCGTTCCTGAAGATCGGCAAGTTCGGCGTACAAGCCGCCACTGGCACGCAACTGAAGATGGGTGCCCTCCTCGATCAGTCTCCCTCGGCGAAGCACCAAAATCCGATCAGCAGCCTCAACAGTGGCTAGACGGTGGGCAATCACCACTGCGGTGCGGCGGTTGAGGAGACGATCTAAGTCCCGCTGCAATGTGGCTTCCGTGGAAGGGTCCATAAATGCAGTGGCTTCATCCATCACCAGGACCGTTGGATTTCGAATCGCCACCCTGGCCACGGCAAGCAGCTGCCTTTCCCCAGAGCTGAGATTCCCTCCCCGCTCTCTCAATTCCGTGTCCAAGCCTTCGGGCAGTCGACCTAACAGGGGATCAAGGCCGAGATCACGGCAAACCTCCTGCAGTTTCTGGTCATCGAGGGGCCGATCCAAACGCAAGTTGTCAGCCACTGTTCCACTGAAGAGAAAGGTGTCTTGAAGCACCACGCCCAGCTGTCGTCGCAGCTCTTGCAAAGGCAAGCTGCGGATGTCTTGGCCATCAAGGAGGATTCGTCCCCGCTGGGGCTCATACAACCGACAAAGCAGCCGAATCACCGTGGTCTTGCCAGATCCGGTGGGTCCCACAAGTGCAACATGCTCACCAGGTGCGATCCGAAAACTGAGATCGCGAAGAATCGGTTCATCTTTTCGGTAGGCAAAGTCCACCTCGTCAAAGATCACTTCACCTCGGGGTTGTGAAGATGAAGCGTTCTGGAGAACCGTCGAACCAACCGTGGAACCAAGCGTGGCTCCATGGTCAACAATCTCGAGAGGTTCCTCCAGAAGCTCTCCGATCCGTTCCACGGCGGTGAGTCCTCCCTGGATCTGCGTAAACCGCTCAGCCATTTGGCGCAGAGGGTCAAACAGGCGCTGTGAGTAGAGGATGAAGGTTGTGAGCGTTCCAAGTCCCATCGCTCCTGCCATCACCATCCAGCCACCGAGAGCAAGAACCAGGGCAACGGCGCCTAAAGACACCCACTCCAAAAAGGCAGAGATACTGCTGTCAAAAAAGATCGTGCCGTTCACTGCACTTCGATACGCCAAACCGGTTCTCTGAAACCGATCTCCATTGACGGTTTCACGGCGAAACATCTGAACAACCTCAAGGCCCTGGAGGTTCTCCTGAAAATCAGCATTGAGTTGAGAAAGCTCCTCTCTCACTCGATAGTTGGCTTTGCGATAGCGCCTCTGAAGCCAAATAATCACAAGGGTTACCGGCACTTGAGTCACCAGCAACAACAAACCCAAACGCCACTCGATCAACAGCATCGAAACTGCAATGACCAGCAGGCTGACGAGATCACCGAGCACACCAACGGCACCGCTTCCA
This window harbors:
- a CDS encoding TIGR04282 family arsenosugar biosynthesis glycosyltransferase; its protein translation is MSESPIPTLVVMARWPASGRCKSRLAVDIGSEQAAIIQQRLTAHTFAVAEALNEQGDVEVQVAISGVTLRSAQRSLIALPPCTLVDQGRGSLGARMLRQIHRARLRQRNMPVIVIGTDLADLCQNDLRHAIQSLQHQPLVLGPSSDGGYWLLGLGPSLTQNQLDALFDAVPWGSNKVFDITCARARVLGLTPHQLSRKNDIDCLADLRSWQR
- a CDS encoding TIGR04283 family arsenosugar biosynthesis glycosyltransferase, producing the protein MSADTPMLSVVIPCLNEAERLPLLLADLQRWPLPIEITVVDGGSNDHSHRISALAGGRFITKQPPGRGRQLAAGAQHSIQQTQGEWLLFLHADSRLQSHWGSSVLRRIQHPDAQRFAWFFDLRIQPSTPARRLLEGVIALRSRWCQQPYGDQGLLLHRSLYERSGGYAPLPLMEDLDLVQRLGQLTRLHALGLAITTDGRRWQRGGVLRRSLENARLRHRWRCGESPARLAADYYGKPFSTIQLEYQKPQR
- a CDS encoding ABC transporter ATP-binding protein — its product is MAGSDFQRVKRLGRYLGRDRRRLTLTLVLLIPVALAGAIQPLLVGQAIAVLRRVGGAANESVIPLFQGLDSTVAIRLIILMLLGSVLVRLALQGVQSFNIQAVGQRLTARIRKDLFAHAINLSLRFHDRMPVGKLLTRLTSDVDALAEVFGSGAVGVLGDLVSLLVIAVSMLLIEWRLGLLLLVTQVPVTLVIIWLQRRYRKANYRVREELSQLNADFQENLQGLEVVQMFRRETVNGDRFQRTGLAYRSAVNGTIFFDSSISAFLEWVSLGAVALVLALGGWMVMAGAMGLGTLTTFILYSQRLFDPLRQMAERFTQIQGGLTAVERIGELLEEPLEIVDHGATLGSTVGSTVLQNASSSQPRGEVIFDEVDFAYRKDEPILRDLSFRIAPGEHVALVGPTGSGKTTVIRLLCRLYEPQRGRILLDGQDIRSLPLQELRRQLGVVLQDTFLFSGTVADNLRLDRPLDDQKLQEVCRDLGLDPLLGRLPEGLDTELRERGGNLSSGERQLLAVARVAIRNPTVLVMDEATAFMDPSTEATLQRDLDRLLNRRTAVVIAHRLATVEAADRILVLRRGRLIEEGTHLQLRASGGLYAELADLQERGLARL
- a CDS encoding GNAT family N-acetyltransferase translates to MTSTSSLTPQILVHSYGKEARICETSNTQLILVISQSRPMDLVELEQLLEAVGWSRRPVRRVRKALDNSLLRVGLWRHDPRIPRLVGFARCTGDGVLEATIWDVAVHPLYQGAGLGRQLMDYILDALKEMGTERATLFADPGVLPFYDRLGWDLEPNGHRCGFWYSN
- a CDS encoding alpha/beta fold hydrolase; protein product: MTSDLLLIAVHGWMLSRKVWAPFEQSWTRLAPSIPLWCPDLPGFGLESRPTQLRPTLASYGKWLAEHIHAQAKGRQVVLMGHSLGGSIALHAEDCLRRQWDQPLSGLVMLAAGGGIYQPRPFRRLRFGGQLILKLRPTPLPGPIGKLGPFQAEQRAALGLLVNSTTRGAVKQIPNLVAGLKAENLWISGEQDRVMEPGYVQHLAEYSDKHCLKELPQCGHLAMQSHPDLLAQTIQNWLIDQSLASPRS